A genomic window from Serratia liquefaciens includes:
- a CDS encoding MFS transporter, which translates to MPLVTETFNYKALMRIAIVMAFIQFTNALEYMALTPVFTFMAAEFSVPVSFSGYVSGMYTLGAVLSGIVAFYMIDRFNKKQFLVNNMVLLAVLTFFSTLTTHFDTLLALRFFAGLIGGTTMGVGTSILLNYAPANLRGKMLATVIASFSMVSIVGMPAILFLCIHYGWHTALWLISSLCLLSLPLIVFIIPKDTVPSSVRRNLSIDTQTLLFASCTAIVQFSPMLIIPILTPLMMHSMGAQQDLLPLLFLSGGVAGYLSTKITGVLTSRLSALMLATISTLFFLASLLIPAMGYHNAVLFITLFLGASYSRLVSASSVAVHYPEDEQRAGFSSLQTAIMSLITTLAFFLSSLLLPDQGITTQNLNRLLVVSALAASGFPVMVIILQKKLAKRTTQPDHLIID; encoded by the coding sequence ATGCCACTGGTCACAGAGACATTTAATTATAAGGCCCTCATGCGGATAGCCATTGTTATGGCTTTTATCCAATTCACTAATGCGCTGGAGTATATGGCGTTAACACCTGTGTTTACTTTTATGGCAGCCGAATTTTCGGTTCCTGTGTCATTTTCTGGCTATGTTTCTGGTATGTACACACTGGGTGCCGTCCTTTCTGGAATTGTTGCTTTTTATATGATCGACCGGTTTAATAAAAAACAATTCCTGGTCAATAATATGGTGCTGTTGGCAGTATTAACATTTTTCTCCACACTCACTACTCATTTTGACACTTTGCTCGCACTACGATTTTTCGCAGGATTGATTGGCGGAACCACAATGGGGGTAGGCACGAGCATTTTGCTCAATTATGCCCCAGCTAACTTACGTGGAAAGATGCTGGCAACGGTGATCGCATCATTCTCGATGGTGAGTATCGTCGGCATGCCAGCTATATTATTTTTGTGTATACACTATGGTTGGCATACTGCGCTATGGTTAATCAGTTCACTTTGCCTACTGTCTTTACCGTTGATAGTATTTATTATCCCCAAGGATACGGTTCCATCAAGCGTGAGGCGTAATCTATCTATTGATACCCAAACCTTACTTTTCGCCTCTTGTACTGCAATAGTACAATTTAGTCCAATGCTAATTATTCCCATTTTGACTCCATTAATGATGCACTCTATGGGAGCACAGCAAGACCTATTACCTTTATTATTCTTAAGTGGAGGTGTTGCAGGTTATCTTTCTACAAAAATAACAGGTGTTCTAACATCACGCTTATCTGCTCTTATGTTGGCAACAATTTCAACTCTGTTCTTTTTGGCAAGTTTGCTGATTCCTGCGATGGGCTATCATAATGCAGTTCTATTTATTACCTTATTTCTTGGAGCCTCATATAGCCGACTTGTTTCCGCTTCGTCGGTTGCTGTCCACTATCCTGAGGATGAACAACGAGCCGGTTTTTCTTCACTACAAACAGCAATTATGTCCCTGATAACAACTCTCGCATTCTTTCTGTCTTCCTTATTGCTACCTGACCAGGGAATAACAACGCAAAATCTGAACAGACTGTTAGTTGTCAGTGCATTAGCCGCATCTGGATTTCCCGTAATGGTCATAATACTTCAAAAGAAACTGGCTAAACGTACTACTCAGCCTGACCACCTCATCATTGATTAG
- a CDS encoding LacI family DNA-binding transcriptional regulator, whose amino-acid sequence MEVKMAMDKAMISAKDVAELAGVSRSAVSRTYTPGASVSAATRERVMRAAEELGYHVNHLARGLVRNRSGIVCLIVSELATPYRASLVRLLTQHLQDAGKIAMLINTDRSDDSVSQALQQAINFRADASFVLSGMPDSGIARLCHKHGQRLVLINRNDTLPGSLSIRLDNEEAAGRVVMAFARAGCRRIAFANSLAGTPSLMARERGFLQAAEAAGLQVSVERFGTTSYESGQILAHRLLTRRERPDAVFCVTDLLACGFMDEARHRFGLRIPEDLCVAGYDDIPQAAWSSYNLTTFTQPVALFAQDAVSWLMAQEQKEENTMPALGQEMPGETRLYHADFVWRGTIRGG is encoded by the coding sequence ATGGAAGTGAAGATGGCGATGGACAAGGCGATGATCAGTGCAAAAGACGTGGCGGAACTGGCCGGAGTCTCCCGTTCGGCGGTCTCGCGGACCTATACGCCCGGCGCAAGCGTGTCGGCGGCAACCCGCGAAAGGGTAATGCGAGCGGCCGAAGAGCTGGGTTATCACGTTAACCATTTGGCGCGGGGACTGGTACGCAACCGCAGTGGTATTGTCTGCCTGATCGTTTCGGAGCTGGCGACGCCTTATCGGGCCAGCCTGGTGCGATTGTTGACCCAGCATCTGCAGGATGCGGGAAAAATCGCCATGTTGATCAACACCGATCGTTCCGATGACAGCGTGTCCCAGGCCTTGCAGCAGGCGATTAACTTCCGCGCAGATGCTTCTTTTGTCCTCTCCGGCATGCCGGACAGCGGCATTGCCCGCCTGTGCCACAAGCACGGCCAGCGGCTGGTGCTGATCAACCGCAACGATACCTTGCCCGGCTCGCTCAGCATCCGGCTGGATAACGAAGAGGCGGCCGGCAGGGTGGTAATGGCGTTTGCCCGAGCGGGCTGCCGACGTATCGCCTTCGCCAACTCTTTGGCCGGTACGCCTAGCCTGATGGCTCGCGAACGCGGTTTTCTCCAGGCGGCGGAAGCGGCAGGGCTGCAGGTGAGCGTCGAGCGGTTTGGCACCACCTCTTACGAGAGCGGCCAGATCCTGGCGCACCGTTTGCTGACCCGACGTGAACGGCCTGACGCGGTATTCTGCGTCACCGATTTGCTGGCCTGCGGTTTTATGGACGAGGCGCGCCATCGTTTTGGGCTGCGCATTCCGGAAGATCTTTGCGTTGCGGGCTACGACGATATTCCGCAGGCGGCGTGGTCTTCTTACAACCTCACCACCTTTACCCAGCCGGTGGCGTTATTTGCTCAGGATGCGGTTTCCTGGCTGATGGCGCAAGAGCAGAAGGAAGAGAATACGATGCCGGCGCTGGGCCAGGAAATGCCGGGTGAAACCCGGCTGTATCATGCCGATTTCGTCTGGCGCGGCACCATCCGCGGCGGCTGA
- the mtfA gene encoding DgsA anti-repressor MtfA, whose amino-acid sequence MIKWPWKTQQPQAETLAQWQDALAIPLLSPLDEQEQQRLIAVAGQILQQKSIVPLQGLQLTSQMQARIALLFALPVLELGAECLDGFNEILLYPTPFVVEDEWQDDFGLVHTGPVVQSGQSWEQGPIVLNWQDVQDSFDLSGFNLVIHEAVHKLDMRNGGSATGVPPIPLRDIAAWEHDLHAAMENLQDEIDMVGEEAASMDAYAATDPAECFAVLSEYFFSAPELLANRFPALYQHFCRFYKQDPLARLQRWQAEAGVDRP is encoded by the coding sequence ATGATTAAATGGCCGTGGAAAACGCAACAACCGCAGGCGGAAACGCTTGCCCAGTGGCAAGACGCGCTGGCAATCCCTCTGCTTTCCCCCTTGGATGAGCAGGAACAACAGCGGCTGATTGCCGTTGCCGGGCAGATTTTACAGCAAAAAAGCATCGTCCCCTTGCAGGGGCTGCAGTTGACGTCACAGATGCAGGCGCGCATCGCCCTGCTGTTCGCCCTGCCGGTGCTTGAGCTGGGTGCCGAATGCCTCGACGGTTTCAACGAGATCCTGCTCTACCCTACGCCTTTTGTGGTCGAAGACGAATGGCAGGACGACTTCGGCCTGGTGCACACCGGGCCGGTGGTGCAGTCCGGTCAAAGCTGGGAACAGGGGCCGATCGTGCTTAACTGGCAGGACGTGCAGGACTCGTTCGATCTTTCCGGTTTTAACCTGGTGATCCACGAAGCGGTGCACAAGCTGGATATGCGCAACGGCGGCAGTGCCACCGGTGTGCCCCCTATTCCGCTGCGCGACATTGCCGCCTGGGAGCATGATCTGCACGCCGCAATGGAAAACCTGCAGGACGAGATCGACATGGTAGGCGAAGAAGCCGCCAGCATGGATGCCTACGCCGCCACCGATCCGGCCGAATGCTTCGCCGTACTGTCGGAATATTTTTTCAGCGCACCCGAGCTGTTGGCCAACCGCTTCCCGGCGTTGTACCAACATTTCTGCCGCTTCTATAAGCAGGATCCGCTGGCGCGTTTACAACGCTGGCAGGCCGAGGCAGGCGTAGACCGGCCGTAA
- a CDS encoding nucleoside hydrolase — translation MMRKLLIDTDTASDDAVALLMALREPSVMVEAITVVAGNCKLEQCVRNALVSVERAGTYIPPVYAGMTRPLMRDPFVSHHIHGADGMGDMDISSPALKQEHLHAVDAIIYYAEKYAGELEIVTLGPLTNLAMAVLKSPTLIEKIKHVYVMGGAGLTPGNITPLAEFNFYVDAEAADIVIKSGLSLTVVGWEIGMGEAFINELDIDYLNQLSPLGRFTVRCNKTLMEFNAGRTDRKGFDLPDPTTMAVALYPDIIQEALVRYSWVEYKSQSSYGHYVIDSTNLTGNPANARIVLKIKSGLFKEKLFRLLADPVNICGGNNL, via the coding sequence ATGATGAGAAAACTACTTATTGATACAGATACGGCTTCTGATGACGCAGTGGCATTACTGATGGCTTTGCGAGAACCATCAGTAATGGTGGAAGCTATCACGGTGGTTGCGGGCAACTGCAAACTGGAACAATGTGTGCGTAATGCGCTGGTTAGCGTTGAAAGAGCCGGTACATATATCCCGCCTGTTTATGCAGGAATGACCCGTCCCCTTATGCGAGATCCTTTTGTGTCACATCATATCCATGGGGCTGACGGAATGGGGGATATGGACATTTCATCACCCGCTCTGAAACAGGAACATCTCCATGCGGTTGATGCCATTATTTACTATGCCGAAAAGTACGCAGGTGAACTGGAGATCGTCACACTTGGGCCGTTGACCAACTTGGCGATGGCCGTACTAAAGTCACCCACGCTCATCGAGAAAATAAAGCATGTGTACGTTATGGGGGGGGCCGGCCTGACCCCTGGGAATATAACGCCTCTCGCTGAGTTTAATTTTTATGTCGACGCCGAGGCTGCCGACATTGTTATCAAATCAGGTTTATCGCTCACCGTGGTTGGCTGGGAAATAGGCATGGGTGAGGCATTTATCAATGAGCTTGATATCGATTATCTGAACCAGCTGAGTCCTCTTGGCCGCTTCACAGTACGATGCAATAAAACCCTGATGGAATTTAATGCGGGCAGAACAGATCGAAAAGGATTCGATTTACCCGACCCCACCACGATGGCAGTGGCATTGTATCCCGACATTATTCAGGAAGCTCTCGTCCGTTATTCCTGGGTAGAGTACAAAAGCCAGTCTTCATATGGCCATTATGTTATTGACTCAACGAACCTTACCGGAAATCCCGCCAATGCCAGGATCGTACTCAAAATTAAAAGCGGACTATTTAAAGAAAAATTATTCAGATTGCTGGCTGATCCTGTCAATATATGCGGAGGAAACAACTTATGA
- a CDS encoding TolC family protein: MDMIAKTASDIFAMCAKKQEIAHGHLTNQQQTMRVVEAMVAAGRGQEDKLASARAERARVEASLAPMTEQYYLARYKLAVLMGLRPNDVEQVIPKTPLPTLSVRLPIGDVDELLRQRPDVANAEGSLAASTADVGAATAELYPRINLGGFIVFVAIRGGDIPNGDSRAFGVMPSIDWPALHFATVKAKQRQAQARLQGAEARHRPTVLQAIEETEGALMRYSQSQQRLQALTEAVSESWRAATLAEARYKAGGAPYLTSLAADRTRLSAEESPAEADTGTFIDIVMVYKALGGMVYGEGDVITRRA; this comes from the coding sequence ATGGATATGATCGCCAAGACGGCGAGTGACATCTTCGCGATGTGCGCAAAAAAACAGGAGATCGCCCATGGGCATTTAACCAATCAACAACAAACGATGCGGGTGGTTGAAGCGATGGTTGCTGCTGGGCGCGGGCAAGAAGATAAACTCGCGAGCGCAAGGGCCGAACGTGCTCGCGTCGAGGCCAGCTTGGCGCCGATGACAGAGCAATATTATCTTGCGCGTTATAAATTAGCCGTATTGATGGGGTTACGCCCGAACGACGTTGAGCAAGTCATACCCAAAACGCCATTGCCGACGTTGAGCGTTCGTTTACCGATCGGCGACGTGGACGAGCTGTTACGCCAGCGCCCGGACGTAGCCAACGCGGAGGGTTCGTTGGCGGCTTCAACGGCGGATGTTGGCGCAGCGACCGCCGAGCTGTATCCGCGCATTAATCTGGGCGGATTTATCGTGTTTGTCGCTATTCGAGGCGGAGATATCCCTAATGGAGACAGCAGAGCTTTTGGCGTCATGCCTTCTATAGATTGGCCTGCGTTGCATTTCGCCACAGTGAAGGCCAAACAACGTCAAGCGCAAGCGCGCCTTCAGGGCGCTGAAGCACGGCATAGGCCGACGGTGTTGCAAGCAATAGAGGAGACTGAAGGCGCTTTAATGCGCTATAGCCAGTCGCAGCAGCGCTTACAGGCTTTGACGGAAGCGGTGTCGGAAAGCTGGCGAGCGGCCACGTTAGCTGAGGCTCGCTACAAAGCCGGTGGCGCGCCCTATCTGACCAGCCTGGCAGCCGATCGCACAAGGTTATCGGCTGAGGAAAGCCCGGCAGAGGCGGATACGGGAACGTTTATCGATATAGTGATGGTATATAAGGCATTGGGGGGGATGGTCTACGGGGAGGGTGACGTCATAACACGGCGTGCATAA
- the add gene encoding adenosine deaminase, which translates to MSFDARNIPKVELHVHLDTCISYHCARMLMPSLNLRMFRTHFIAPEKCNDLSDFLSRITPQLDLLQTTCALRQAVDDIFDQLHADGVIYAELRFAPLLHLNQNLTAEQVVETVLGAMQARSQIYGIEANLILCTLRHFTAQQSLETARLVARYLGKGVVALDLAADEARYSLDNHIKAFDYVRSHGGDCIAHAGEARGFASVNETLDNLNVSRIGHGVRSVEDKATLDRLLRDNIHLEVCPGCNIVCNIYPSIGDHPVNTLFHAGISLSINTDARTVANTTLNEEYQLLHHIFGWKDEEFLTCNLNAIRASFALPRVKQRLERILLSQTLLDKHDTV; encoded by the coding sequence ATGAGTTTTGACGCACGGAACATTCCCAAAGTTGAACTACACGTTCATCTGGATACCTGTATCAGTTATCACTGTGCACGGATGCTTATGCCATCCCTCAATCTCAGAATGTTCAGAACGCATTTTATCGCCCCCGAAAAATGTAATGATTTGAGCGATTTCTTAAGCAGAATTACACCACAATTAGATTTATTACAGACCACTTGCGCATTGCGTCAGGCGGTCGATGATATCTTCGATCAGTTACATGCTGATGGTGTCATTTATGCTGAATTACGCTTTGCCCCTCTATTACATTTGAACCAGAACCTGACGGCCGAGCAGGTGGTAGAAACCGTTCTGGGAGCCATGCAGGCCAGAAGTCAGATATATGGTATAGAGGCTAATCTGATCCTGTGTACCTTGCGTCATTTTACGGCACAACAAAGTCTGGAAACCGCGAGGCTTGTAGCCCGCTATCTGGGAAAAGGTGTTGTCGCATTAGATCTGGCGGCGGATGAAGCGCGTTATTCTCTGGATAACCACATAAAGGCATTTGATTATGTCCGGAGTCATGGTGGGGATTGCATTGCTCATGCCGGAGAAGCGCGGGGGTTTGCCAGTGTGAATGAAACGCTAGATAACCTGAACGTATCGCGTATCGGACATGGTGTCAGGAGCGTTGAGGACAAAGCAACGCTGGACCGGCTCCTCCGGGATAACATCCATCTTGAGGTGTGCCCAGGCTGTAACATTGTCTGTAATATCTATCCGTCCATCGGGGACCATCCTGTCAATACACTTTTTCATGCAGGGATCTCCCTGAGTATCAACACGGATGCAAGAACGGTAGCCAATACAACGCTGAATGAAGAGTACCAGCTTTTACACCATATTTTTGGATGGAAGGACGAGGAGTTTCTGACCTGTAATCTGAACGCTATCCGAGCGTCCTTTGCCCTGCCGCGGGTCAAACAACGCCTTGAAAGAATCCTGCTGAGCCAGACGCTCTTGGACAAGCATGACACAGTTTAA
- a CDS encoding ABC transporter substrate-binding protein, whose amino-acid sequence MQRVTLMAVLAAGTALSALPAQAAGKLNMICSADVVVCEQMTNLFEKQHPDIKVSMVRLSAGEAYARIRTEARNPRTDIWWAGTGDPHMQAADEGLTQPYQSPLLDQQHDWARKQAESAGYRTVGVYAGALGWGYNTKLLAEKKLKVPACWSDLLDPAYKGEIQMANPNSSGTAYNTLATLVQIMGEEPAFDYLKKLNANISQYTKSGSAPVKAAARGETTVGIVFMHDAVAMQVDGFPIKAVAPCEGTGFEIGSMSIVKGARNLKEAKVWYDWALSADAQSHMKDAKSFQLPSNRNAAISEYAPRFENIKLIDYDFKTYGATEKRKALLSRWDKEIGASAQ is encoded by the coding sequence ATGCAACGCGTTACTCTGATGGCGGTCCTCGCCGCCGGCACAGCACTCTCTGCCCTGCCAGCTCAGGCTGCCGGGAAACTGAATATGATCTGCTCCGCCGACGTCGTGGTCTGTGAGCAAATGACCAATTTGTTTGAGAAACAGCACCCGGATATCAAAGTCAGTATGGTGCGCCTCTCCGCCGGGGAAGCCTATGCACGTATTCGTACCGAAGCCCGCAATCCGCGCACCGATATTTGGTGGGCAGGCACCGGCGATCCGCATATGCAGGCCGCCGACGAGGGGCTAACCCAGCCTTACCAGTCACCGCTGCTGGACCAACAGCACGACTGGGCGCGCAAACAGGCAGAAAGTGCCGGCTACCGAACCGTCGGCGTCTACGCCGGGGCGCTGGGCTGGGGTTACAACACCAAGCTGCTGGCAGAGAAAAAACTCAAGGTGCCCGCCTGCTGGAGCGATCTGCTGGATCCGGCTTACAAAGGCGAAATCCAAATGGCCAACCCGAACTCTTCCGGCACCGCTTACAACACCCTCGCCACGCTGGTGCAAATAATGGGGGAAGAGCCGGCCTTCGACTACCTGAAAAAGCTTAACGCCAATATTTCGCAGTACACCAAATCCGGCTCGGCCCCGGTGAAAGCGGCGGCACGCGGCGAAACCACCGTCGGCATAGTCTTTATGCACGATGCCGTCGCGATGCAGGTAGATGGCTTCCCGATCAAGGCGGTTGCCCCTTGCGAAGGGACCGGGTTTGAAATTGGCTCCATGTCGATCGTGAAAGGCGCGCGCAACCTCAAGGAAGCCAAAGTGTGGTACGACTGGGCGCTCAGCGCCGACGCCCAATCGCACATGAAAGACGCCAAATCCTTCCAGTTGCCGTCAAATCGCAACGCGGCTATTTCCGAATACGCACCGCGCTTCGAGAACATCAAACTGATCGATTACGACTTTAAAACCTACGGCGCGACAGAAAAACGCAAGGCCCTGCTCAGCCGTTGGGATAAAGAGATCGGCGCCAGCGCCCAGTAA
- a CDS encoding MFS transporter → MDSKVKKVPIFFCLVLCVMTSIAGTDLVLPAIPQLIRVFHTTPDVSQWILSAYVGGNACGLLLFGRLSDYFSRKKLLCSALFIFSLASFGCAYAPSISVLVAIRFVQGIASAAAPVFIPGFIRELFDERRTARAIGLLGSLQALVPAAAPLVGVILLALFDWSISFKLLAILTAAAAGMVMIQELPERHHRHRSSGDFTSLLRNPIYLRYALTHALTVGGMITFVFGAPTVITLTMHGTLNDFIIMQVTNIAGYIVAANLSPRLAEKYGADKVIMVGTCLALSSAIALTGYGMLNGTGTYVLAALFAPMGIAIGLRGPTGFYLGIVISGDNNARGAALIAFFTFTMVTLGSLVSAEFITHGLMALAAFVMAMHLLSLLLFVMLPRP, encoded by the coding sequence ATGGATAGTAAAGTGAAAAAGGTGCCAATATTTTTTTGTCTTGTCCTTTGTGTGATGACGTCCATTGCCGGTACAGATCTTGTATTGCCTGCAATTCCGCAACTGATAAGAGTCTTTCATACCACACCAGATGTATCTCAGTGGATACTTTCTGCCTATGTGGGGGGCAATGCCTGTGGCTTATTATTATTTGGCCGTCTTTCCGATTATTTCAGCAGAAAGAAACTACTTTGTTCTGCATTGTTTATTTTCTCACTGGCTTCGTTCGGATGCGCATATGCACCTAGTATATCCGTATTGGTAGCCATCCGGTTTGTCCAAGGAATAGCTTCAGCAGCAGCACCGGTATTCATTCCTGGCTTTATCAGGGAGTTATTTGATGAGCGAAGAACCGCCCGGGCTATTGGCCTTTTGGGGAGTCTTCAGGCACTGGTTCCGGCCGCTGCTCCACTGGTTGGGGTCATATTACTGGCTTTATTTGACTGGAGCATTTCGTTCAAACTGCTGGCGATACTGACTGCCGCTGCGGCTGGAATGGTAATGATTCAGGAGCTTCCTGAGAGGCACCACCGTCACCGTTCCTCAGGGGATTTCACAAGTTTATTGCGAAATCCTATCTACCTGCGTTATGCGCTGACTCATGCTCTGACGGTAGGAGGGATGATCACATTTGTTTTTGGCGCGCCAACGGTTATCACGCTGACGATGCACGGTACCCTCAACGATTTCATCATCATGCAGGTCACCAATATTGCTGGATACATCGTGGCTGCTAATCTATCCCCAAGGCTGGCAGAAAAATACGGTGCAGATAAAGTCATCATGGTAGGTACATGTCTGGCCTTATCAAGTGCCATCGCACTGACCGGATATGGCATGCTGAATGGCACTGGCACCTATGTTTTAGCAGCGCTGTTTGCCCCCATGGGGATTGCAATTGGTCTGAGAGGCCCGACTGGATTTTACCTTGGTATTGTGATTTCAGGAGACAATAATGCAAGAGGGGCCGCTCTGATTGCGTTTTTCACTTTTACTATGGTGACACTGGGGTCACTTGTGAGCGCAGAATTTATTACTCATGGTCTAATGGCGCTGGCAGCCTTTGTCATGGCTATGCATCTGTTGTCATTATTGTTATTTGTGATGCTACCCCGACCATAA
- a CDS encoding LysR family transcriptional regulator, whose product MRSALDFNTLKVFVAVVERESFVGASKVLEMPTSNVSRCISQLEEKLNLQLIERSTRHMKLTQAGHLLYTRAKPLLEALEQTETELTLRQMQLKGPLRICIPNEIGPALLGSIVADFACLYPDLEVSCVTNLSGFESLRDDLDLAIIVSRGQMDDSDYIARHLVTIPCTIVAAPSVIERYGTPSHIQQFEELPCITTVSALKGAPWQFVNIKGGFETIKVNGHYRVNSGEMAGRAAVSGVGFAILSKQACQPYISDGRLIEVKFEQSAAPLQLFAIYSDRRYLPAKTRALIDFMHQKLSNIPSVT is encoded by the coding sequence ATGCGTTCGGCTCTTGATTTTAATACCCTAAAAGTGTTTGTGGCCGTGGTTGAAAGAGAAAGTTTTGTTGGGGCATCGAAAGTCCTTGAAATGCCGACATCAAATGTGAGCCGTTGTATTTCTCAGTTAGAAGAAAAACTGAATCTTCAGCTTATTGAGCGCAGTACCCGACACATGAAACTCACCCAAGCGGGGCACTTGCTCTATACCCGAGCGAAGCCATTACTGGAGGCGCTTGAGCAAACTGAGACAGAATTAACGTTGCGACAAATGCAACTCAAGGGGCCATTACGCATCTGTATTCCCAATGAAATAGGTCCTGCATTGCTGGGTTCTATTGTTGCCGATTTTGCCTGTCTGTATCCGGACCTGGAGGTCAGCTGCGTTACAAATTTGTCTGGTTTTGAATCCCTGCGAGATGATCTGGATTTAGCTATCATTGTCAGCCGTGGTCAGATGGACGACAGTGACTATATAGCCCGTCATCTTGTGACTATCCCTTGCACTATTGTTGCAGCCCCCTCCGTCATTGAGCGTTATGGGACTCCTTCTCATATCCAGCAGTTTGAAGAATTACCCTGTATTACAACGGTAAGTGCACTGAAAGGAGCTCCCTGGCAGTTTGTCAATATAAAGGGGGGATTCGAGACAATAAAGGTTAATGGACATTATCGGGTAAACAGCGGAGAAATGGCTGGGCGAGCTGCGGTATCAGGTGTCGGTTTTGCAATTCTATCGAAACAGGCCTGCCAACCCTACATTAGCGATGGACGGTTAATCGAGGTTAAGTTCGAACAATCGGCAGCCCCATTGCAATTGTTCGCTATTTATTCTGATCGACGTTACTTGCCCGCTAAAACAAGAGCGCTCATTGATTTCATGCACCAGAAATTGAGCAATATACCCTCAGTAACATAA
- a CDS encoding Crp/Fnr family transcriptional regulator: MSMPILRSGQGKGHHILDYLRSFSIDTIIPVDLLSAAKLITLNKNNFLIMQNSRPLGVYLLVDGMLQISQYDKNGGNIIFTVQNALSVVGDLELFCDECQHNTFSTVQALQASRVILFPEQALHTSGLNDASFLKFLCKHLAKKVFETSQNKISMLLTATERLHRYLYIQSIIYGNSFQLIKREQLASMLGISVRQLTRALDNLNRTGMISHKNKSVVIHQAPDNL; the protein is encoded by the coding sequence ATGAGCATGCCAATTTTAAGAAGTGGTCAGGGCAAAGGACATCACATATTAGACTATCTCCGGTCATTCAGTATTGACACCATAATTCCTGTTGATTTATTGTCGGCAGCGAAGTTGATTACCCTGAATAAGAATAATTTTTTGATTATGCAGAATAGCCGGCCTTTAGGGGTATATCTGCTCGTCGATGGTATGCTTCAGATTAGCCAGTATGACAAAAATGGTGGAAATATTATTTTTACCGTTCAGAACGCATTATCTGTTGTGGGTGACCTGGAATTGTTTTGTGATGAATGCCAGCACAACACATTCAGTACAGTGCAGGCGCTGCAGGCATCACGTGTTATTTTATTTCCGGAACAGGCTTTGCATACTTCTGGCCTGAATGATGCCAGCTTTCTAAAATTTCTGTGCAAGCATCTGGCTAAAAAAGTTTTTGAAACCTCCCAGAATAAAATATCAATGCTGTTGACTGCCACTGAGAGGCTACATCGTTATCTTTATATACAATCAATTATTTATGGGAATAGTTTTCAGTTAATCAAACGTGAGCAACTGGCATCAATGCTGGGCATTTCTGTCAGACAGCTAACGCGTGCGCTGGATAATTTAAACAGAACCGGCATGATCAGCCATAAAAACAAATCTGTGGTCATTCATCAGGCCCCTGATAACCTTTAA
- a CDS encoding dTMP kinase, with the protein MSRQLFVALDGPKGAGKTTLLEAITKGLRADNKKVIRLCEKKSDPYRAETMALVNKLARNPTLDLELEVCARFAESRAWISRHVLTKQPPDSIILMDRWYPSDAAFRRMVPFAEILQLNVERNVRTPDLHVGVVTAPDISWARAAARPRGLSSTVIHKLEEHVACTHAFEREIANHGWFLCRNEGSLEDATMQVISEIYRVPGCP; encoded by the coding sequence ATGAGTCGTCAGCTGTTTGTTGCTCTGGATGGCCCCAAGGGAGCCGGTAAAACCACACTGTTGGAAGCCATTACGAAAGGACTAAGGGCCGACAACAAGAAGGTGATCCGACTTTGCGAGAAAAAAAGCGATCCCTACAGGGCGGAAACCATGGCCCTTGTTAACAAACTCGCCAGAAATCCCACTCTGGATTTGGAACTGGAAGTCTGCGCGCGTTTTGCGGAAAGCCGTGCATGGATTTCCCGGCACGTGCTGACTAAACAGCCACCGGACAGCATTATCTTGATGGATCGCTGGTATCCCTCGGATGCCGCGTTTCGTCGGATGGTCCCATTTGCAGAGATTTTACAGCTTAACGTGGAGCGAAACGTGCGAACGCCAGACCTGCATGTCGGGGTTGTCACTGCGCCTGATATCTCATGGGCGAGGGCAGCGGCTCGGCCGCGTGGGCTAAGCAGTACGGTGATTCATAAGCTGGAAGAGCACGTTGCTTGTACCCATGCGTTCGAGCGAGAAATTGCAAACCACGGCTGGTTTTTATGCCGTAATGAAGGCTCGCTTGAAGACGCAACGATGCAGGTGATTTCTGAGATCTACAGAGTGCCCGGATGCCCATAG